The following are encoded in a window of Variovorax paradoxus genomic DNA:
- the rpsG gene encoding 30S ribosomal protein S7 gives MPRRREVPKREILPDPKYGNVELSKFMNVIMEGGKKAVAERIIYGALDFIEKKNPDKDPLEAFTVAINNVKPMVEVKSRRVGGANYQVPVEVRPVRRLALSMRWIKEAARKRGEKSMALRLANELMEATEGRGGAMKKRDEVHRMAEANRAFSHFRF, from the coding sequence ATGCCACGTCGTCGCGAAGTCCCCAAACGTGAAATCCTGCCGGATCCCAAGTACGGCAATGTCGAGCTGTCCAAATTCATGAACGTGATCATGGAAGGCGGCAAGAAGGCTGTTGCCGAGCGCATCATCTACGGTGCCCTCGACTTCATCGAGAAGAAGAACCCGGACAAGGACCCCCTCGAAGCGTTCACCGTTGCCATCAACAACGTGAAGCCGATGGTCGAAGTGAAGTCGCGCCGCGTCGGTGGTGCGAACTACCAGGTGCCGGTCGAAGTCCGTCCTGTCCGTCGCCTCGCCCTGTCGATGCGCTGGATCAAGGAAGCTGCCCGCAAGCGCGGTGAGAAGTCGATGGCCCTGCGTCTGGCCAACGAACTGATGGAAGCCACGGAAGGCCGTGGCGGCGCCATGAAGAAGCGCGACGAAGTGCACCGCATGGCAGAAGCCAACCGCGCATTCAGCCACTTCCGCTTCTAA
- the rpsL gene encoding 30S ribosomal protein S12: MPTINQLVRQGRTVEKINSKSPAMQNSPQRRGVCTRVYTTTPKKPNSALRKVAKVRLTNGFEVISYIGGEGHNLQEHSVVLVRGGRVKDLPGVRYHIVRGSLDLQGVKDRKQSRSKYGAKRPKKA, encoded by the coding sequence ATGCCAACCATCAATCAACTGGTGCGTCAGGGTCGAACGGTCGAAAAGATCAATTCGAAGAGCCCTGCCATGCAGAACTCGCCGCAACGTCGCGGTGTCTGCACCCGCGTCTACACCACGACGCCCAAGAAGCCCAACTCGGCGCTTCGTAAAGTTGCCAAGGTCCGTCTGACCAATGGCTTCGAAGTCATCTCCTACATCGGCGGCGAAGGCCACAACCTGCAGGAACACAGCGTCGTGCTGGTTCGCGGCGGTCGTGTCAAGGACTTGCCCGGTGTGCGTTACCACATCGTGCGCGGTTCGCTCGACCTGCAAGGCGTGAAAGACCGCAAGCAGTCGCGTTCCAAGTACGGCGCGAAGCGTCCCAAGAAGGCTTAA
- the tuf gene encoding elongation factor Tu yields MAKGKFTRTKPHVNVGTIGHVDHGKTTLTAAIATVLSSKFGGEAKAYDQIDAAPEEKARGITINTAHVEYETANRHYAHVDCPGHADYVKNMITGAAQMDGAILVCSAADGPMPQTREHILLARQVGVGYIIVFLNKCDMVDDAELLELVEMEVRELLDKYEFPGDDTPIIHGSAKLALEGDKGKLGEEAILKLAEALDTYIPTPERAVDGTFLMPVEDVFSISGRGTVVTGAVERGVIKVGEEIEIVGIRPTVKTTCTGVEMFRKLLDQGQAGDNVGVLLRGTKREEVERGQVLCKPGSIKPHVHFTAEVYVLSKDEGGRHTPFFNNYRPQFYFRTTDVTGAIELPADKEMVMPGDNVSITVKLINPIAMEEGLRFAIREGGRTVGSGVVAKILDI; encoded by the coding sequence ATGGCAAAAGGTAAATTCACCCGCACCAAGCCGCACGTGAACGTGGGCACGATCGGTCACGTTGACCACGGCAAGACCACGCTGACGGCTGCGATCGCAACCGTTCTGTCGTCCAAGTTCGGCGGCGAAGCCAAGGCTTACGACCAGATCGACGCAGCGCCCGAAGAAAAGGCCCGCGGCATCACGATCAACACCGCGCACGTCGAGTACGAAACGGCCAACCGCCACTACGCACACGTCGACTGCCCCGGCCACGCCGACTACGTGAAGAACATGATCACGGGCGCCGCTCAGATGGACGGCGCCATCCTGGTGTGCTCGGCCGCTGACGGCCCGATGCCCCAGACCCGTGAACACATCCTGCTGGCTCGCCAGGTGGGCGTGGGCTACATCATCGTTTTCCTGAACAAGTGCGACATGGTCGACGACGCCGAGCTGCTCGAGCTGGTCGAAATGGAAGTGCGCGAGCTGCTCGACAAGTACGAGTTCCCTGGCGACGACACCCCCATCATCCACGGCTCGGCCAAGCTCGCCCTCGAAGGCGACAAGGGCAAGCTGGGCGAAGAAGCCATCCTGAAGCTGGCCGAAGCGCTGGACACGTACATCCCCACGCCTGAGCGCGCTGTGGACGGCACGTTCCTGATGCCCGTCGAAGACGTGTTCTCGATCTCGGGTCGCGGCACCGTGGTGACCGGCGCTGTCGAGCGCGGCGTGATCAAGGTCGGCGAAGAAATCGAAATCGTCGGCATCCGCCCGACCGTCAAGACCACCTGCACCGGCGTGGAAATGTTCCGCAAGCTGCTGGACCAAGGTCAGGCTGGCGACAACGTCGGCGTGCTGCTGCGCGGCACGAAGCGCGAAGAAGTCGAGCGCGGCCAAGTGCTGTGCAAGCCCGGCTCGATCAAGCCGCACGTGCATTTCACCGCCGAGGTGTATGTCCTGTCCAAGGACGAAGGCGGCCGTCACACGCCGTTCTTCAACAACTACCGTCCGCAGTTCTACTTCCGCACGACGGACGTGACCGGCGCGATCGAGCTGCCCGCGGACAAGGAAATGGTCATGCCCGGCGACAACGTCAGCATCACCGTCAAGCTGATCAACCCGATCGCGATGGAAGAAGGCCTGCGCTTCGCCATCCGTGAAGGCGGCCGTACCGTGGGTTCGGGCGTCGTGGCCAAGATCCTCGACATCTAA
- the rplD gene encoding 50S ribosomal protein L4 codes for MQLELLNEQGQAASKYDAPETVFGRDYNEDLVHQIVVAFQANARQGTRAQKDREQVKHSTKKPFKQKGTGRARAGMTSSPLWRGGGRIFPNMPDENFSQKINKKMYRAGMAAIFSQLAREGRLAVVDSLTVDSPKTKPLAARFKAMNLESVLVIAEEVDENLYLASRNLVNILVVEPRYADPVSLVHYKKVLVTKGAVDKLKEMFA; via the coding sequence ATGCAACTCGAACTCCTGAACGAACAAGGCCAGGCCGCGTCGAAGTACGACGCCCCCGAGACCGTGTTCGGCCGTGACTACAACGAAGACCTGGTCCACCAGATCGTCGTTGCATTCCAGGCTAACGCTCGCCAAGGCACGCGCGCCCAGAAGGACCGCGAACAGGTCAAGCACTCGACCAAGAAGCCTTTCAAGCAAAAGGGAACGGGCCGCGCCCGTGCCGGTATGACGTCCTCGCCCCTGTGGCGCGGAGGCGGCCGCATTTTCCCGAACATGCCTGACGAAAACTTCTCGCAGAAGATCAACAAGAAGATGTACCGCGCCGGCATGGCCGCCATCTTCTCGCAGCTCGCTCGCGAAGGCCGTCTGGCCGTGGTCGATTCGCTGACTGTGGATTCGCCCAAGACGAAGCCGCTGGCAGCCCGTTTCAAGGCAATGAATCTCGAGTCCGTGCTCGTGATCGCCGAAGAAGTCGACGAAAACCTGTACCTTGCCTCGCGCAATCTGGTCAACATCCTCGTGGTCGAACCCCGTTACGCCGATCCGGTGTCGCTGGTTCACTACAAGAAGGTGCTGGTCACCAAGGGTGCCGTCGACAAGCTCAAGGAGATGTTCGCATGA
- a CDS encoding D-alanyl-D-alanine carboxypeptidase family protein — MNRFFTALRALVLTAAASVGVIAAAQMPAPPEIAARSYLLLDVTANQILAQKDIDSPIEPASLTKLMTAYVAFDALRAKKITLTQTLPVSPRAWKMPGSRMFIDPKMQVPVEDLIKGVIVQSGNDATVALAEGVGGTVEHFVEMMNAQAKVLGMKNTTYKNPEGLTAPGHTTTARDLSILATRLVRDFPEEAKYYAIKKYRYPGTPSTNDTNRNLLLFRDPTVDGLKTGHTDAAGYCMIATAKRDFPNLTGGRRLLSIVLGASSEAVRANESQKLLNWGYTAYDAVRLFEAGQPAATPAVWKGKANVLKLGRPEAIVVAVPTGSASKIKTQVSRPDPLVAPFTKYQAVGSLKVTLDDQPLADVPLVALEPVEQAGVFGRAWDAVRLWIK, encoded by the coding sequence ATGAATCGTTTTTTCACTGCGCTTCGCGCATTGGTGCTGACCGCTGCTGCCTCGGTCGGCGTGATCGCCGCCGCCCAGATGCCGGCCCCGCCTGAAATCGCCGCGCGCAGCTACCTGCTGCTCGACGTGACCGCGAACCAGATCCTCGCGCAGAAGGACATCGACAGCCCCATCGAGCCGGCCTCGCTCACCAAGCTGATGACCGCGTACGTCGCGTTCGACGCGCTGCGCGCCAAGAAGATCACGCTGACCCAGACCCTGCCGGTGAGCCCGCGTGCCTGGAAGATGCCCGGCTCGCGCATGTTCATCGACCCCAAGATGCAGGTGCCGGTGGAAGACCTCATCAAGGGTGTGATCGTGCAGTCGGGCAACGACGCCACGGTGGCGCTGGCCGAAGGCGTGGGCGGCACGGTGGAGCACTTCGTCGAGATGATGAACGCCCAGGCCAAGGTGCTGGGCATGAAGAACACCACCTACAAGAACCCCGAAGGCCTCACGGCGCCCGGCCACACGACCACGGCGCGCGACCTGAGCATCCTGGCCACGCGCCTGGTGCGCGACTTCCCCGAAGAAGCCAAGTACTACGCCATCAAGAAGTACCGTTACCCGGGCACGCCGTCGACCAACGACACCAACCGCAACCTGCTGCTGTTCCGCGACCCGACCGTCGACGGCTTGAAGACCGGCCACACCGACGCCGCCGGCTACTGCATGATCGCCACCGCCAAGCGCGACTTCCCGAACCTCACCGGCGGCCGCCGCCTGCTGTCGATCGTGCTGGGCGCCAGCAGCGAGGCTGTGCGCGCCAACGAGTCGCAGAAGCTGCTGAACTGGGGTTACACGGCCTACGACGCCGTGCGCCTGTTCGAAGCCGGCCAGCCCGCCGCCACGCCCGCCGTCTGGAAGGGCAAGGCCAACGTGCTGAAGCTGGGCCGCCCCGAGGCCATCGTGGTCGCGGTGCCGACCGGTTCCGCCAGCAAGATCAAGACGCAGGTGTCGCGCCCCGATCCGCTGGTCGCGCCCTTCACCAAGTACCAGGCCGTCGGCTCGCTCAAGGTCACGCTGGACGACCAGCCCCTGGCCGACGTGCCGCTGGTGGCCCTGGAGCCGGTCGAGCAGGCTGGCGTCTTCGGCCGCGCCTGGGACGCTGTGCGTCTCTGGATCAAGTAA
- the fusA gene encoding elongation factor G, translating into MSRKTPIERYRNIGISAHIDAGKTTTTERILFYTGVNHKIGEVHDGAATMDWMEQEQERGITITSAATTCFWKGMAGKFEEHRINIIDTPGHVDFTIEVERSMRVLDGAVMVYDAVGGVQPQSETVWRQANKYKVPRLAFVNKMDRTGADFLRVRQMMVDRLKANPVVIQIPIGAEEHFQGIVDLVKMKAIIWDEDKGITFTYGDIPANLADVCAEYREKLVEAAAEASEELMNKYLEGNELTEEEIKAAIRQRTIAGEIQPMLCGSAFKNKGVQAMLDAVVEYMPAPTDIPPVTGTDEDEAPVTRKADDGEKFSALAFKLMTDPFVGQLTFVRVYSGVLSKGDSVYNPVRGKKERIGRIVQMHANNREEVSEIRAGDIAACVGLKEVTTGETLCDPAAVVTLERMVFPESVISQAVEPKTKADQEKMGIALQRLAQEDPSFRVKTDEESGQTIIAGMGELHLEIIVDRMKREFGVEANVGKPQVAYRETIRKTVEDAEGKFVRQSGGKGQYGHVILKIEPQEAGKGFEFVDAIKGGVVPREYIPAVEKGVVEALTQGVLAGYPVVDVKVTLHFGSYHDVDSNEMAFKMAAIFGFKEGARKANPVILEPMMAVEVETPEDYAGNVMGDLSSRRGMVQGMDDMIGGGKSIKAEVPLSEMFGYSTTLRSMSQGRATYTMEFKHYAEAPRNVAEAIVAARAK; encoded by the coding sequence ATGTCCCGCAAGACCCCCATCGAGCGCTACCGCAACATCGGTATCTCCGCGCACATCGACGCTGGCAAGACCACGACGACCGAACGTATCCTGTTCTACACCGGTGTGAATCACAAGATCGGTGAAGTGCACGACGGTGCCGCCACGATGGACTGGATGGAGCAAGAGCAAGAGCGCGGCATCACGATCACCTCGGCTGCCACCACCTGCTTCTGGAAGGGCATGGCTGGCAAGTTCGAAGAACACCGCATCAACATCATCGACACCCCCGGCCACGTGGACTTCACCATTGAAGTCGAGCGCTCGATGCGCGTGCTGGACGGCGCTGTCATGGTGTACGACGCCGTCGGCGGCGTGCAGCCCCAGTCGGAAACCGTCTGGCGTCAGGCCAACAAGTACAAGGTTCCGCGTCTTGCGTTCGTCAACAAGATGGACCGCACCGGCGCCGACTTCCTGCGTGTGCGTCAGATGATGGTGGACCGCCTGAAGGCCAACCCCGTCGTGATCCAGATCCCGATCGGTGCCGAAGAGCACTTCCAAGGCATCGTCGACCTCGTGAAGATGAAGGCGATCATCTGGGATGAAGACAAGGGCATCACGTTCACCTACGGCGACATCCCGGCCAACCTGGCCGATGTGTGCGCCGAGTACCGCGAAAAGCTCGTCGAAGCCGCTGCCGAAGCGAGCGAAGAGCTCATGAACAAGTACCTCGAAGGCAACGAGCTGACCGAAGAGGAAATCAAGGCTGCCATCCGCCAGCGCACCATCGCCGGCGAGATCCAGCCGATGCTGTGCGGCTCGGCCTTCAAGAACAAGGGCGTGCAGGCCATGCTCGACGCCGTCGTCGAATACATGCCCGCTCCGACCGACATTCCTCCGGTCACCGGCACCGACGAAGACGAGGCGCCCGTCACCCGCAAGGCTGACGACGGCGAGAAGTTCTCGGCGCTCGCATTCAAGCTGATGACCGACCCGTTCGTGGGCCAACTGACCTTCGTGCGCGTCTACTCGGGCGTGCTGAGCAAGGGCGACAGCGTCTACAACCCGGTGCGCGGCAAGAAGGAACGCATCGGCCGTATCGTGCAGATGCATGCGAACAACCGCGAAGAAGTCAGCGAAATCCGCGCCGGCGACATCGCCGCCTGCGTGGGCCTGAAGGAAGTCACCACGGGCGAAACCCTGTGCGACCCGGCAGCCGTCGTGACGCTCGAGCGCATGGTGTTCCCGGAATCGGTGATCTCGCAGGCCGTCGAGCCCAAGACCAAGGCCGACCAGGAAAAGATGGGCATCGCCCTGCAGCGTCTTGCGCAGGAAGATCCGTCGTTCCGCGTGAAGACCGACGAAGAATCGGGCCAGACCATCATCGCCGGCATGGGCGAGCTTCACCTTGAAATCATCGTGGACCGCATGAAGCGCGAATTCGGCGTGGAAGCCAACGTGGGCAAGCCGCAAGTGGCCTACCGCGAAACGATCCGCAAGACCGTCGAAGATGCCGAAGGCAAGTTCGTTCGCCAGTCGGGCGGCAAGGGCCAGTACGGCCACGTGATCCTGAAGATCGAGCCGCAGGAAGCCGGCAAGGGCTTCGAGTTCGTCGACGCCATCAAGGGCGGTGTGGTTCCTCGCGAATACATCCCTGCGGTGGAAAAGGGCGTCGTGGAAGCGCTGACGCAAGGCGTGCTGGCGGGCTACCCCGTCGTGGACGTCAAGGTCACGCTGCACTTCGGTTCGTACCACGATGTGGACTCGAACGAAATGGCGTTCAAGATGGCCGCGATCTTCGGTTTCAAGGAAGGCGCCCGCAAGGCCAACCCCGTGATCCTGGAGCCGATGATGGCCGTGGAAGTCGAAACGCCTGAAGACTACGCCGGCAACGTGATGGGCGACCTGTCCTCGCGTCGCGGCATGGTGCAGGGCATGGACGACATGATCGGTGGCGGCAAGTCCATCAAGGCCGAAGTGCCGCTGTCGGAAATGTTCGGCTACTCGACCACGCTGCGCTCGATGTCGCAAGGCCGCGCCACGTACACGATGGAGTTCAAGCACTACGCTGAAGCTCCGCGTAACGTTGCCGAAGCCATCGTGGCCGCTCGCGCCAAGTAA
- the rplB gene encoding 50S ribosomal protein L2, whose protein sequence is MAVIKMKPTSPGQRGAVKISRDHLHKGAPHAALLEPQFQKAGRNNNGHITIRHRGGGAKHHYRIVDFVRNKDGIPAKVERIEYDPNRTAHIALVCYADGERRYIIAPRGLEAGATLMSGAEAPIRAGNTLPIRNIPVGSTIHCIELQPGKGAQIARSAGTSATLLAREGVYAQVRMRSGEVRRIHIECRATIGEVANEEHSLRQLGKAGVKRHMGIRPTVRGVVMNPVDHPHGGGEGKTGEGRHPVDPWGNLTKGYRTRNNKRTQVFIVSRRKK, encoded by the coding sequence ATGGCCGTCATCAAGATGAAACCCACTTCGCCGGGCCAACGCGGCGCGGTGAAGATTTCGCGTGACCACCTGCACAAGGGTGCCCCTCACGCAGCCCTGCTGGAACCCCAGTTCCAGAAGGCCGGCCGTAACAACAACGGTCACATCACGATCCGCCATCGTGGCGGTGGTGCCAAGCACCACTACCGCATTGTCGACTTCGTGCGCAACAAGGACGGCATCCCGGCCAAGGTCGAACGCATCGAGTACGACCCGAACCGCACCGCCCACATCGCTCTGGTCTGCTACGCCGACGGCGAGCGCCGCTACATCATCGCCCCGCGCGGTCTGGAAGCTGGTGCAACCCTGATGTCGGGCGCCGAAGCCCCGATCCGCGCCGGCAACACCCTGCCGATCCGCAACATCCCCGTGGGTTCGACGATCCACTGCATCGAACTGCAACCCGGCAAGGGTGCGCAGATCGCTCGTTCGGCCGGTACCTCGGCCACGCTGCTGGCCCGTGAAGGCGTCTACGCCCAGGTCCGCATGCGTTCGGGCGAAGTCCGCCGCATTCACATCGAATGCCGCGCGACCATCGGTGAAGTGGCGAACGAAGAACACAGCCTGCGCCAGCTCGGCAAGGCCGGTGTGAAGCGTCACATGGGTATCCGCCCGACCGTTCGCGGCGTGGTGATGAACCCGGTCGACCACCCGCACGGTGGTGGCGAAGGCAAGACTGGCGAAGGCCGCCATCCTGTCGACCCGTGGGGCAATCTGACCAAGGGCTATCGCACCCGTAACAACAAGCGCACGCAGGTCTTCATCGTGTCGCGTCGCAAGAAGTAA
- the rplW gene encoding 50S ribosomal protein L23, which yields MSRVNPTPAQRKFDEGRLMNVLVAPIVSEKATMVGEKSNAVTFKVLQDATKPEIKAAVELMFKVEVQGVSVLNTKGKTKRFGKSIGRRDNVRKAYVTLKAGQELNLVGEGA from the coding sequence ATGAGCCGCGTGAACCCCACCCCTGCACAACGTAAGTTCGACGAAGGCCGTCTCATGAACGTGCTGGTCGCACCGATCGTGTCCGAAAAGGCCACGATGGTCGGCGAGAAGTCGAACGCTGTCACTTTCAAGGTGCTGCAAGACGCCACCAAGCCCGAGATCAAGGCCGCTGTTGAACTGATGTTCAAGGTCGAAGTCCAGGGCGTGTCGGTGCTCAACACCAAGGGCAAGACCAAGCGCTTTGGCAAGTCCATCGGCCGCCGCGACAACGTTCGCAAGGCTTATGTGACGCTGAAGGCCGGTCAAGAGCTCAACCTCGTCGGGGAAGGCGCTTAA
- a CDS encoding carboxypeptidase-like regulatory domain-containing protein — MISQKFSFAFGAACTAAALLAGCGGGGGGGGGGGAGFPIGLPIVLNPVALSGKATYDSVPNNDGPLLYASTTAKPVRGATVEVLDANTSVQLAVTTTDDSGNYTVSVPANTNITVRVRAQLTRTGPGATWDVTVRDNTRSDALYSMQSASFSSGNTALTRDLRADSGWGGSGYTGTRVAAPFAVLDTVHTSMQKVLSVAPASAFPSLKIFWSTDNAPSTSINLAAGQIGTTFFFNNGSSGRQIYVLGKENVDTDEFDAPVIAHEWGHYYQSAFSRDDSMGGAHDGDDRLDRRLAFSEGWGNAWSGIALNRSNYVDSTGAQQGDGGRLDLSVGPPSGTTPGWFRELSVQAILWNLNRQAGFKPIHDTLTGFQFRGGAPVTSIHAFAAAFKVASPGSTSALTGLLSAQNISSSDAYGAGESNDGGVPGALPMYGALTVGPAPSNACVSNAAGTGNKHGNIAYLRFIAPADREYRVSIGGATVPDFDLFRGGEIARSGNTVSLGAGEYVLAVRDAAMASTPISQKCLTVLVQQQ, encoded by the coding sequence GTGATAAGCCAGAAGTTCTCTTTTGCATTCGGTGCGGCGTGCACCGCCGCGGCATTGCTGGCAGGTTGCGGTGGGGGAGGCGGTGGCGGAGGAGGCGGCGGCGCCGGATTTCCCATCGGTCTGCCGATCGTGCTGAACCCGGTCGCCCTGAGCGGGAAGGCCACCTACGATTCGGTACCGAACAACGACGGCCCCCTCCTGTACGCGAGCACCACGGCCAAGCCGGTGCGCGGCGCCACGGTGGAAGTGCTCGATGCCAACACATCGGTGCAGCTCGCGGTGACCACCACGGATGACAGTGGCAATTACACAGTCTCGGTGCCGGCCAATACCAACATCACCGTGCGCGTCCGGGCCCAGCTGACCCGGACCGGTCCGGGTGCCACCTGGGATGTGACGGTGCGGGACAACACCCGCAGCGACGCGCTGTACTCGATGCAGTCGGCGAGCTTCTCGTCGGGCAATACAGCATTGACGCGCGACCTGCGCGCGGACAGCGGCTGGGGCGGTTCGGGATACACCGGGACGCGGGTCGCGGCGCCGTTCGCCGTGCTCGACACGGTCCATACCTCCATGCAGAAGGTGCTGTCGGTGGCGCCGGCTTCGGCGTTTCCTTCGCTGAAGATTTTCTGGAGCACGGACAACGCGCCGTCCACGTCCATCAACCTCGCAGCAGGGCAGATCGGCACGACCTTCTTTTTCAACAACGGAAGCAGTGGTCGGCAGATCTATGTGCTGGGCAAGGAGAACGTCGACACCGACGAATTCGACGCGCCGGTGATCGCGCACGAATGGGGTCACTACTACCAATCGGCCTTCAGTCGGGACGATTCGATGGGCGGCGCGCATGACGGGGACGACCGCCTCGACCGGCGGCTCGCTTTTTCCGAAGGCTGGGGCAATGCGTGGTCGGGCATCGCGCTGAACCGGAGCAACTACGTGGACTCGACGGGTGCGCAGCAGGGCGATGGCGGGCGACTGGATCTGTCTGTCGGGCCGCCGAGCGGCACGACCCCGGGCTGGTTCCGCGAACTGTCGGTCCAGGCCATCCTGTGGAACCTCAACCGGCAGGCCGGCTTCAAGCCCATCCACGACACCTTGACCGGTTTCCAGTTCCGCGGCGGGGCGCCGGTCACGTCGATCCATGCCTTTGCCGCAGCGTTCAAGGTGGCGTCGCCCGGCAGCACGTCGGCGCTGACGGGCCTGTTGAGCGCGCAGAACATCAGCTCCAGCGACGCGTACGGCGCGGGCGAATCGAACGATGGCGGGGTGCCCGGCGCGCTGCCGATGTACGGAGCCCTGACGGTGGGCCCGGCGCCAAGCAACGCCTGCGTCTCCAATGCGGCGGGCACAGGCAACAAGCACGGCAACATCGCCTATCTGCGCTTCATCGCGCCGGCGGACCGGGAGTACCGGGTCTCGATCGGGGGCGCCACGGTGCCGGACTTCGATCTCTTCAGGGGCGGGGAGATCGCCCGGTCGGGAAATACGGTCAGCCTGGGCGCGGGTGAGTACGTTCTGGCGGTGAGGGATGCTGCAATGGCCTCGACCCCCATCTCGCAGAAATGCCTCACCGTTCTCGTCCAGCAACAGTAG
- the rpsJ gene encoding 30S ribosomal protein S10: MATKQKIRIRLKAFDYKLIDQSAAEIVDTAKRTGAIVKGPVPLPTRMKRFDILRSPHVNKTSRDQLEIRTHQRLMDIVDPTDKTVDALMKLDLPAGVDVEIKLQ; the protein is encoded by the coding sequence ATGGCTACCAAGCAAAAGATCCGCATCCGCCTGAAGGCATTCGACTACAAGCTGATCGACCAGTCGGCCGCTGAAATCGTGGACACCGCCAAGCGCACCGGCGCGATCGTCAAGGGCCCCGTGCCCCTGCCGACCCGCATGAAGCGTTTCGACATCCTGCGTTCGCCGCACGTCAACAAGACGTCGCGCGACCAGCTGGAAATCCGCACGCACCAGCGCCTGATGGACATCGTTGATCCCACCGACAAGACCGTGGACGCGCTGATGAAGCTCGACCTGCCGGCCGGCGTCGACGTCGAGATCAAGCTGCAGTAA
- the rplC gene encoding 50S ribosomal protein L3 → MSLSNSLGLLGRKVGMMRLFTDDGDAVPVTVVDVSNNRVTQIKSQETDGYVALQVTFGSRKASRVTKPQAGHLAKAGVEAGEIIQEFRVTADTAGQHKAGGVIAASSVFSVGQKVDVQGTTIGKGFAGTIKRHNMSSQRASHGNSRSHNVPGSIGMAQDPGRVFPGKRMTGHLGDVTRTTQNLDVFRIDEARQLLLIKGAIPGSKGGFVTVRPAIKAKPQAAEGAK, encoded by the coding sequence ATGAGTCTGAGCAACTCCCTCGGGTTGCTGGGCCGCAAGGTGGGGATGATGCGTCTCTTCACCGATGACGGGGACGCAGTTCCTGTCACGGTGGTGGATGTGTCCAACAACCGTGTGACCCAGATCAAGTCCCAAGAGACCGATGGCTACGTCGCCCTGCAGGTGACGTTCGGTTCGCGCAAAGCATCGCGCGTGACCAAGCCCCAAGCCGGCCACCTTGCCAAGGCAGGTGTCGAAGCTGGTGAAATCATCCAGGAATTCCGCGTCACCGCCGATACCGCAGGTCAGCACAAGGCTGGCGGCGTCATCGCGGCAAGCAGCGTGTTCTCCGTGGGCCAGAAGGTGGACGTGCAAGGCACGACCATCGGCAAGGGCTTCGCCGGCACGATCAAGCGTCACAACATGAGCTCGCAGCGCGCGTCGCACGGTAACAGCCGTTCGCACAACGTGCCCGGCTCGATCGGCATGGCACAAGACCCCGGTCGCGTGTTCCCCGGCAAGCGCATGACGGGCCACCTCGGCGACGTCACCCGCACGACGCAAAACCTCGACGTGTTCCGCATCGACGAAGCACGTCAGCTGCTGCTCATCAAGGGCGCGATCCCGGGTTCGAAGGGTGGCTTCGTCACCGTGCGTCCCGCCATCAAGGCCAAGCCGCAAGCGGCTGAAGGAGCGAAGTAA
- a CDS encoding alpha/beta hydrolase yields the protein MNSQTEKISLQGAAGVIEVQRDVPSGEARGIAVIAHPHPLFGGTMDNKVVQTLARAFVSCGWTAVRFNFRGVGASEGAHDEGRGELEDMLHVVGQLAPEGPLAIAGFSFGAFVASCAAEKLWAARDVRQLVLVGTAASRFSVATLPADAHERALVVHGEADDTVPLAAVMDWARPQSLPVTVIPGGGHFFHGQLPLLKSLVARHLRAGTA from the coding sequence ATGAACTCCCAGACCGAAAAAATCAGCCTCCAGGGCGCCGCGGGCGTGATCGAGGTGCAGCGCGATGTGCCTTCCGGCGAAGCGCGCGGCATCGCGGTGATCGCGCATCCGCACCCGCTGTTCGGCGGCACGATGGACAACAAGGTCGTGCAGACCCTGGCGCGTGCCTTCGTGTCCTGCGGATGGACGGCCGTGCGCTTCAACTTCCGCGGCGTCGGCGCCAGCGAAGGCGCTCACGATGAAGGGCGCGGCGAGCTCGAGGACATGCTGCATGTCGTCGGCCAGCTCGCCCCCGAAGGCCCGCTGGCGATTGCCGGCTTTTCCTTCGGCGCCTTCGTGGCCAGCTGTGCGGCCGAGAAACTCTGGGCCGCACGCGACGTGCGGCAACTGGTGCTGGTGGGCACGGCCGCCTCGCGCTTCTCGGTGGCCACGCTGCCGGCCGACGCGCACGAGCGCGCGCTGGTGGTCCATGGCGAAGCCGACGACACCGTGCCTCTCGCCGCCGTGATGGACTGGGCGCGTCCCCAGTCACTCCCTGTCACGGTAATTCCCGGGGGCGGCCATTTCTTTCACGGACAATTGCCGCTGCTCAAAAGCCTGGTCGCCCGCCATCTGCGCGCGGGCACCGCATGA